From Chryseotalea sp. WA131a:
CTCGACTTCTTGTCCAAAGATAACTTCTCTTTGCCCAAAGGAAGAAAATGAAATACTTACAAATACAACAACGATTAACGATTTCAAGTCCTCAAATGGTTAGCACACTCTTTCCAAAAATAATAGTACATAACGTGTATGTTTGCGCAGTGGTGGGATTTTGAAACGCTTCACTGTCCCACGTGACCAAACGTTGAACGAAGATAGCACTTTGAACTTACACATCACCCCACCATTGCGCAAACATTTTGTTGTGGGGCGTAGATTTATCCGAATTTTTTCTTTGGGTCCTGTCTACCGTCAAAGAACGCGAGTATGATAATCTTGTTGTTCCTTATTCTATAAAGTATTCTAGTCTGCCGTGATAATTGAAATCCTCTAATGTCGTTAGATTCAACCTGTCCCATGAAAGGAAAGTCTTTAAGAAGCCCCAAAGTTTCATCGGCCTTATGAATAAACTCCTTAGCTGTCTTTTCTCCAAAATTTTGTCTTATGTAATTTACAATTGAATCAAAATTCTGTTCGGCTCTTGGGGTAACATAAACTTGCATTAATACTTCATCTTAACAGTCTCCCAGTCAATTAGACTTTTGTCGTCTTGAGATTCTTCGTATGATAAATAAACCTCCTTCTTTTGTTCTTCGTTCAGGGTGTTCCAAATCTGTCCTTCTTTTCCAGTCTCTCTTTGCTTTAGGAAATCATAAACTGTCCGCAATAGCTGTTCGTTTTCAATCCTGTCTAGGATTTTATGTAGGTCTGACTTCAATTCAATTGTCCCCATATTATTTTTTCTTTGAATAACCCAAATTTAAGTCTTTTCAGTCAATTTTTCTATTGGTCGACCTATGCCCCACAACGTTTGTGTTTCTGCAGTGGTGCGCTTCCGAAGCCGCGTCCTGTCCCACGAAACGAAACGTTGAACGAAGATAAAAACTTATAGCTTACACGTCACCGCACCATTGCAGAAACATTTTGTTGTGTGGCGTTTAGTTTTTCTCTAATCTTTTATCTACTTCTTGAGCACTAAACGAGTCAAATGTCTTAATTAGGTCTGGTAAGTAATTGTCAAATGTCTGATACTTTGTGTTTGATTCATACTCTTTTATTCTTTGCTCTAGTTCCGGTAGAAAAATAAATTTTTTATTGTCTTTGTACTCTAGTCTAAGGTTAGCAGATAATGAAATGTCCCCACTTCTCTCTGCTATTCGAATTTCACCTAGTCTAACAAAATGTTCAGCTACACAGTCCCACCATGTCCCATAATTTTGGTTCTCCATTACATTGCGGAGTTTAGGTGTAAATAGTCCTTCGTATTTATTTATCAATTCAGTTATGACAACTTTTTCTAATAGAGGATTCACAAAAGCATGACCAAATTCATGGCGCGCGTTAGTCAGAATATAATTTCTGTCATTGAAACCAAATTGTTGATAATCTGACAGTCGACTTAATTCATCAATCGGTTGACTAGCACTGATAATTTGATAAACAAGCATTCCGTCCTTTGTTCTTACGTAAGGACCGACTCCTCTCTGGTCGCCCGTTTGCATTTCAGGTGCTGGTATTATTGTGTATTTCAATTTCTTGTCTTTGTAAAATGATTCCATTTGGTCAATGAAATCATTACTCGGAAGATTAATAACAATTTCATCTATAGCTCCGTCATAAAATTCTTTGTTGGATTCTAGAAAACCCTTGACATCTGCGTCTATGTAAAATTCAGCAACTTTCTCTTTCCATTTGTCAATTAAATCAATTCGATTTTCATAAGGAGTATTTTTTAATGAGTATTTGTACCCCGTCTTTGGTAAAGGCTCTGAATAGAGAAGAACTTCCATCAATTCGTCACTATAGAAAACTTCGTTTCGTAATAAACTGTCTGAAAACAATACTGCAGGATGGTCTTTAAATTTGTCAAAGTGCTCTGCACTTGCAACAATCATTGGTCGGGTTGGATACTTGCCCGGCCAAGCAAAATGCTCAAGAATTAATTGAGTGTGGATGTTGTAATTCAATTCAACGTCAATTTGGCGAGATTCAGCTTTGTCCCGTTGTGAAATGCAACTTATTGCAAGTAATACAAATGCTATGTTCAAAGTCAACCTCATTGTTTACGATACTCTGTCCAAAAACTAAATGACACACAACGGCTACGTGTGGGCGCAGGTTGATAAAAACATTCACACCCCTCCCACGAAATAAATTAACTAAATAAATTCAAACTTTCCAACAGCAAACCCCACAACTTGCGCCCACACAATGTTAGGGGCGGTTTCTCGTCTTCCCACGTGCGGGAGGAGCGCACTAGACCGTGGCTTCGTCAGGATGAACGGAGGACGCCAGAAGTCGTGATCGTTGATGAGTTTTTTTCCTGCGAGGCCTGCGGGCCGCGCGGTCGGCCGTGCGGTGGGTTGCCACCTGCACATTTTCAAGAACGATCTTAATTCCCAAATCGCCCCTAACGATGAGGGTTGCCGAAGGTGGGATTAAAAACTTCGCTCTTTCCCCATAAGATAAAATTAATAGAAAGAGGAACGTTTTCCTAACGCACTTAGCCCCACTTTCGGCAACCCTATGTTGGGCGGTGTTGCAATTTCGAGTTCGCCTTTTATGGCCAAGTCATTGCGTATAAAAGAAAATTATGCGCACGTTACTTGGACTGCCGAAGTTCATTTCCCTGTTATTTACCCCCTTTTAACACGGCACACTTCGGCACGTTAGCCGTAATTAAACGTTTGTAATCGTTTGACATCTGGATACTGTCAAACCAAACGATTAACTTCGTCCCCAAGTCTTTGAAAGCGGGGTCACCCGTTTGAAAGTGCGAACTTTCACGGTCTCACCGCAAAGACTTGAAAAGAAATCCTAACGTCTTTCTTCCAACGTGCCTTCAGCGACTTTGTAAATAAATAGGGAAAACAGAACTTTGTAAAAGGCGATCTCTGAAATTCGCACTCGCAATATAGCCCAACGGCCAAGTTTGTGACGGCTGCGGTCTTCGGAGCGCGTCCCTGTCGCACGTGGCAGAGCTAAATTAAGAAAAACAAACCGAATAACCACAACGACCCCGCAGCTGGCATAAACTTTTTGTTATGCGAACAGCCCCAGAAACTGTTCAGGGGCCGAAAAACCGTCCAACGTGGCGGGTGCGCCTGCGTCCCTGTCCCGGAGCGGTGAAGCGTGGCGCGGTGAAGAAATTGTCGACCGCGTCACCGTCCCCACGCAATGCTGAACCAATTTGAAAAGCTGCAAAACAAATAAGCAAAGGCGCGGGATGAATTTCATTTTGCGGTTTCAAAATCCTGCGCGTTCGCGGGGCTTGCGCATAACGTGGGTGCTTGCGTTCGGGCGGGGTATAAAAACCTGCGCCTCCTCCCACTTGATAAAAATAAGTAGAAAGCACCACACTTTCAAGCCGCACTTCCGCCCCGCCTGACGCAAGCACGATGTTGTGCGCCTGTGCCTTTTCATCGTGGTCGGCCAGCGTTGTCCTTTTCCATGAGCCGAGCCTGAAAAAGCGTTGTCAAAAAAAATGTCGCGCCACTCTGTCGCGGGCGGAAAGGTTTTCTATTGCAGACGAGTTGTCGCGGGCGGTGTCTTCAAGTTTCCGTATTTTCAAAAACATCTTCGCGTCAAGTTGTCGCGGGCTAAAAAACTTTCGGTGCCGATGAGCCGTCAGCGGCTGGTTCAAAGTTTACAAAAACAATATTCCTCTGTCGTCAAGATTGTCGCGGGCGGAAAAGTTTTCGTTGCCAATCAACAGTTCGCAGGCGATGTCGTTACGCTTCGGGATTTTCAAATGCCTGTCGCGTTACGTTGTCGCGCACGGTGTTGTTGGTTTCAAATTTTCAAAACCTCTGCCGCGTCAAGTTGTTGCGGAGCGAAAAATTCTCGTTGGCGATGAACCGTTCGCGAGCGATGTGACTTTGTTCACAGGCATCTCAAAAAAAATCGCTGTCGTCAAGCTGTCGCGGGTAGAAAAAATTTTCGTTGCAAACGAATTGTCGCGGGCGAAAAATTTTCGTTGAAGATAAACTGTCGCGGGCGGCAAATCGTAAATCAAAAATCTCAAATCGCAAATTTCCCCGTTCGGAGCGGTGTCGCAAGGCATGGCGCACAACGGCTAAGTTTGTGACGGCTGCGGTCTTCGGAGCGCGTCCCTGTCGCACGTGGCAGAGCTAAATTAAGAAAAACAAACCGAATAACCGCAACGACCCCGCAGCTGGCATAAACTTTTTGTTATGCGAACAGCCCCAGAAACTGTTCAGGGGACGAAAAACCGTCCAACGTGGCGGGTGCGCCTGCGTCCCTGTCCCGGAGCGGTGAAGCGTGGCGCAGTGAAGAAATTGTCGACCGCGTCACCGTCCCCACGCAATGCTGAACCAATTTGAAAAGCTGCAAAAGAAATAAGCAAAGGCGCGGGATGAATTTCATTTTGCGGTTTCAAAATCCTGCGCGTTCGCGGGGCTTGCGCATAACGGCCCAGTTTGTGACGGCTGCGGTTTTCGGAGCGCGTCCCTGTCGCACGTGGCCGAGCTAAATTAAGAAAAACAAACCGAATAACCGCAACGACCCCGCAGCTGGCATAAACTTTTTGTTATGCGAACAGCCCCAGAAACTGTTCAGGGGCCGAAAAACCGTCCACCGTGCCGGGTGCGCCTGCGTCCCTGTCCCGGAGCGGTGAAGCGTGGCGTGGTGAAGAAATTGCCGACCGCGTCACCGTCCCCACGCAATGCTGAACCAATTTGAAAAGCTGCAAAACAAATAAGCAAAGGCGCGGGATGAATTTCATTTTGCGGTTTCAAAATCCTGCGCGTTCGCGGGGCTTGCGCATAACGTTTGTGTTTCTGCAGTGGTGCCTTCTCGAAGCCGCGTCCTGTCCACGTGGAGAAACGTTGAACGAAGATAAAACTTAAAACCAACTCGTCACGGCACCATTGCAGAAACATTTTGTTGTGCGCTGCCGTATTTAGTCCTCACTTTCATATTCAACATTTCTTCTTGTCCATCGTCCACCAATTAAGTCTCGTGTTGCTTCCTCTCCGTAGTCAAGGTCGAATACTTCATTCAATGTTTCGTCTCCCAAAATCAATTGTTCCAATGCAACAATCTTAACATCTTCAGAAAATTGGTCACCCGTCAAAAACTGCCAATCTCCATTGTCATCGTGAACAACATGAATAATAGGTTTTTTGAGTTCAATCCATTGTCTTGTCGTGAAGGTTGCAAGGTTTTTTGGCTCTCTAAATTTAAAACCCGCATTTCTGTCAAGCAGTGGTTGTTTGTAAGTGAATTCTTCTTCAAAATCAGACTCCCATGGAAATTTTCCTTTGCGGTCTGTCCAGACAAGTTGTAAGGCTGGAAATTCTATTGTCTTGTACAGGTCAATCGCATAACCGAAATAGTCCCTCAAGTTTCTCTTGTCGACATTTATAAACTCAGTCTTTATGTTTGTAAAGATGTCGCCATAATTTTTTCCCGATTCAATTATTTGTCCGTCTTTCACCAAATCTGCCGCGTTATTAATGGCTGCGTGAAGAGTCTCTACAGTCAGTCCAAATGAAATAATCTCTGGATGTTTATATTTTCTCCAAAGTCCCACACTGTAAGCGAATGATGGTAAGTAGTCGGTCGCTTCAATCACAATAACACTTAGTCCATACTTTTCAATGTCTGAAATTATTTTTGGGTCGTCAATACAAGTATGTTCTTTGTCGTTAGTCATAAACTGTCCAAATACGGTTGCGCACAACGCTAAAGTTTGCGTCAGGGCGGGAAGTTAACACCTGCGTCATCTCCCACGTGATAAAAAAACTAAATAACCACCAACTTTGCAAGCCACACGTCCGCCCCGCCTGGCGCAAACTTATTGTTATGGGCTGCTGTCCTACGTCACGCTCCACGAAGTGCGTCCCGATGTCGTCAGGCGTCAAACGCTCAACAACGTGCTGTTTTCCCCTGTCAACGGAGTGCACACTTAAACGTCAAACGAAAAACTGTCAACGAGCTAAAGTCCCACGAGAACAAAACAAGTTGCCCATAACGTGAGTATTTGCGTTCGAGCGGGGCTTCCGAAGCCGCGCGGTGTCCCCGACACCGAACGCATTAAAGATACGAAAACGTTGGATTACGCGTCAACCCCGCTTGACGCAAATACATTGTTGTGGCTTCGTGCCGTCAGCCAACTAATTTAACTTCTTAAATGTCAACATCGTCCCCGAAGTCGTTGTGTCATAAAATTTCTCGATCGTTAACTTGTCCCCAGACTGTTTGAAATAATAGTCGTTAAAATTACCGTTGCTCGACAAAGTCCACCGAAGTGAAATTTTGTCACCAGTCAGTAATTTGTAATCGTATGGTCCCGATCCATGTTTTGGTAAAACAAATCCGTCTCTCGTTTCTTTCCCTCGTCCCAAAATTATTGATTCTTTATCTCCAAAAAGTCCGAAGGTTAATGTGTCTGACTTTGTGTTAAAGTCAACCCATTTTCCATTCAAGTCCGTCAAAGTCGTCACGTTGTCACTCGTACAACTCAGAAGAGTCAACGCCAGCATAATTGTTAGTCCCTGTTTCATATTAATTCTCGTTAAGTCTACTTTGTCCACCGGCATGAGCCACAACGCTAAATGCTTATGTCAGTAGCGGGATTTTGAAACTGCGCCCTGTCCCACAAAACAAAACGAAGTTATGAAAGCAAAACTAAATAACCACACGTCACCCCGCTATTGCATAAGCATAATGTTGTGTGTTCGTGCCGCAAAACCTCCATGATGTGAGCCACATGGACTTGTAAGCTTTGGCCGTGTGTAGGTCGCGCGGCTTGCAAGTTGGTGTGGCGGATTGACTTCACTCAAAAAGGTGTCTTATTCTTTCCCAATAGATTAACACAATAAGACCTCCAACTACTGTAATAATTATACCCATAACTAAATTAAAAGATATGTTTGATAGCGTCCAAGTACTAGGTTTTTGTATGGTTTCCTTTGGTTTTGGTGGATTATTGGTACTATGTATTGTTTTGTTAAAGGAACGGTCATCAAAAGATTGATTTAGAGGTGCATTGATAACTGAACTATTTACATTGATTACCATCGTGGAATCGTTTTTGTTGGCAGTCTGGTTGAGCATATTTTTTACATACTCAATCCCGTCAATAGTTATCATTGCTTTTCTACTGTAGTCAAATTCACCTCCATTTTTTTGATTGTTATCGCCTAAAATAAAGAATCCGTAATCAAATGGCTCGCGAATTTTTACCAAACCTTTTGCCCTCAACTCATTCAATTTTTGGTCTATCTGACTGGCAGTATATGACTCAAACACTTTGTAGATGTCGGAATAATATTTTGTGTCACGTTGCTCATAAAGATGAGATAATATTTTTTCGTGTAACTCCATTGTCGTTGTATGTTAAGTGGCTTATTGCCTTGCTTTGGTTACGCGGTCGCACGTGCGGCAAGGCAATGTGCCACTTCTCCCGTGCGGGTCGGCTTGCCCCGTGGCGGGTTGGGTTTGCGCCCGTCCGCGAGCAGGGGCAACCCTGTCGGCTGTCTAGCGGCATGACACACAACGGCCAAGTTTGTGACGGCTGCGGTCTTCAGAGCGCGTCACTGTCGCACGTGGCAGAGCTAAATTAAGAAAAACAAACCGAATAACCGCACCGCACCCGCAGCTGGCATAAACTTTTTGTTATGCGAACAGCCCCAGAAACTGTTCAGGGGCCGAAAAACCGTCCAACGTGGCGGGTGCGCCTACGTCCCTGTCCCGGAGCGGTGAAGCGTGGCGCAGTGAAGAAATTGTCGACCGCGTCACCGTCCCCACGCAATGGTGAACCAATTTGAAAAGCTACAAAACCAATAAGCAAAGGCGCGGGATGAATTTTGTTTTGCGGTCTCAAGATCCTGCGCGTTCGCGGGGCTTGCGCATAACGGCTACGTGTGGGCGCAGGTTGATAAAAACATTCACACCCCTCCCACGAAATAAATTAACTAAATAAATTCAAACTTTCCAACAGCAAACCCCACAACTTGCGCCCACACAATGTTAGGGGCGGTTTCTCGTCTTCCCACGTGCGGGAGGAGCGCACTAGACCGTGGCTTCGTCAGGATGAACGGAGGACGCCAGAAGTCGTGATCGTTGATGAGTTTTTTTTCCTGCGAGGCCTGCGGGCCGCGCGGTCGGCCGTGCGGTGGGTTGCCACCTGCACATTTTCAAGAACGATCTTAATTCCCAAATCGCCCCTAACGTTTAGCTTATTGCTGGCGGGCAATTAAAACCTGCGCTCTGTCCAACGAGATAAAGATAAATAAAGAACTACAAACTTCAATGACGCACAGTCCCGCCCGCTTGCAATAAGCTTTTGTTAGCGGGCGTTTTTTAGTCCATAAACTTTTCAATATTGTCAAACACGAATTTTTGTCTTAAGGGATCAATGTCGTCCAGTTCATAATACTTATCGTCACAGGGCGTCAAGTTAGGATTTCTTTCTTCAACGAATTGTTCCTTCTGTTCATTAAAAATCTTTATTGCTTCATTTAATATGTCTAGGTGTTTGTCCGCCCTAATTTCCTTAAGACCGACTAAGGCTGAATCGGTTAAGTCGTCTGAATTTAAAAAAAATTGGTCAAACCCACCATTTCTAACTTCAGCGTCCAACACGGATGTCGCAAGTACAGCTTTTAACAAATTGTCGTTTTCTGTGTCTTTAAATTTCTCACCAAATGTCCCTAAGTAAATGTCGCTCGCTTTGTTATAAACAAGCTCGTCTAATTGTCCTATGTCCAAATTCTTAATGGTGTCAGGATTTATTTTTGTCTTGATTATCATGTAGGTCTATCTTTAAAATGCCCGCTAACGTTTGTGTTTCTTCAGTGGTGCGCTTCCGAAGCCGCGCCCTGTCCCCGACACAAAACGTTGAACGAAGATATAAACTTTGGATTACACCTCACCGCACCATTGAAGAAACATTTTGTTGGCGGTTCGTGCTTTTTCCACTCTGTCTGGCGCATTTGCTTTTACGTCAGCCAAAGTTTGACGTGGCAATAAAGCTAAAGTGTCTCGCGTTTAATATTTTTGGTAGCTCTTCAAAGTCGTAAAAGACTATCGCTCCTTCGTCCGCCAATAATTTTGAATTGTTTTGGTTGGCAAAACCAAAAACGTTAAAACCACCTTGCTTTGCTGCAACGACCCCCGCTTTACTGTCTTCAATTACAATACATTCGGCTGGCGAAAATCCCATTTCTCTAGCCGCATAAAGAAATATATCGGGTTCAGGCTTCCAACTATTGATTTGATAAGAACTAAAGACATTGTCACCGAACCTTTTATAAAGTCCAGTTACGGTTAAATTATTTTTAATTTTTTCTACTGGTCCACTTGACGCCACGCAATACGGAATTGATAAATCCTCAATGAATTTCTTTACACCTTTAATTGGTTTTAATTCCGTCTTAAAGGCAGAATAAGTTCGAATTCGATATTCCTTTTCAAAGTCCGAAGTCAATTTCCCATCAATTTTACTTTCGATTTGTTGGAGAATGTCTTTAAAACTCCTACCGCTAAAATTCCTTATTGCTTCTTGCATTGACATAACAAGTCCGAATTCTTTTGTCATTTCAAGCAGGATTCTGTTACTAATTTCTTCGCTGTCAACTAAGACACCATCGCAGTCGAAAATTATCAAGTTAATTTTCTTATTCTTCATTTCATCTGTCTTCCCGAGTTGCTAGTCGTGCTAGTCGTTGTGATGTCCCGTGAAGCATGACCGCCAACGGCTACGTGTGGGCGCAGGTTGATAAAAACATTCACATCCCTCCCACGAAATAAATTAACTAAAGAAATTCAAACTTTCCAACAGCAAACCCCACAACTTGCGCCCACACAATGTTAGGGGCGGTTTCTCGTCTTCCCACGTGCGGGAGGAGCGCACTAGACCGTGGCTTCGTCAGGATGAACGGAGGACGCCAGAAGTCGTGATCGTTGATGAGTTTTTTTTCCTGCGAGGCCTGCGGGCCGCGCGGTCGGCCGTGCGGTGGGTTGCCACCTGCACATTTTCAAGAACGATCTTAATTCCCAAATCGCCCCTAACGGCTAAGTTTGTGACGGCTGCGGTCTTCGGAGCGCGTCCCTGTCGCACGTGGCAGAGCTAAATTAAGAAAAACAAACCGAATAACCACAACGACCCCGCAGCTGGCATAAACTTTTTGTTATGCGAACAGCCCCAGAAACTGTTCAGGGGCCGAAAAACCGTCCAACGTGGCGGGTGCGCCTGCGTCCCTGTCCCGGAGCGGTGAAGCGTGGCGCGGTGAAGAAATTGTCGACCGCGTCACCGTCCCCACGCAATGGTGAACCAATTTGAAAAGCTGCAAAACAAATAAGCAAAGGCGCGGGATGAATTTTGTTTTGCGGTCTCAAAATCCTGCGCGTCCGCGGGGCTTGCGCATAACGTTTGGCTTGTGGCAGGCGGGCAAATAAAAACCTTCGCCCTGTCCCACATGATAAAGATAAATAAAGAACTACAAACTTCAATGACGCACAGTCCCGCCCGCTTGCCGCAAGCTATTGTTATGCCTCGTTTTTATTTCACGAAACTTATTTTGTCCTTTCTCAGGCTTTCGTAAAAGTCCTTGTACATTATCTTTTTCAACTGTGGCTTTGTCGGCCTTTCTTTATACAATTCGTAGATATACAACCACCAATCGTCTTCAAGTTTCTCCTTCATTAGTTGTTCAACTAGGTCAAAATACTTCTTGGTCTCTAAGCTATTCTT
This genomic window contains:
- a CDS encoding type II toxin-antitoxin system RelE/ParE family toxin, which translates into the protein MQVYVTPRAEQNFDSIVNYIRQNFGEKTAKEFIHKADETLGLLKDFPFMGQVESNDIRGFQLSRQTRILYRIRNNKIIILAFFDGRQDPKKKFG
- a CDS encoding DUF4932 domain-containing protein, translated to MNIAFVLLAISCISQRDKAESRQIDVELNYNIHTQLILEHFAWPGKYPTRPMIVASAEHFDKFKDHPAVLFSDSLLRNEVFYSDELMEVLLYSEPLPKTGYKYSLKNTPYENRIDLIDKWKEKVAEFYIDADVKGFLESNKEFYDGAIDEIVINLPSNDFIDQMESFYKDKKLKYTIIPAPEMQTGDQRGVGPYVRTKDGMLVYQIISASQPIDELSRLSDYQQFGFNDRNYILTNARHEFGHAFVNPLLEKVVITELINKYEGLFTPKLRNVMENQNYGTWWDCVAEHFVRLGEIRIAERSGDISLSANLRLEYKDNKKFIFLPELEQRIKEYESNTKYQTFDNYLPDLIKTFDSFSAQEVDKRLEKN
- a CDS encoding DUF4375 domain-containing protein; the encoded protein is MIIKTKINPDTIKNLDIGQLDELVYNKASDIYLGTFGEKFKDTENDNLLKAVLATSVLDAEVRNGGFDQFFLNSDDLTDSALVGLKEIRADKHLDILNEAIKIFNEQKEQFVEERNPNLTPCDDKYYELDDIDPLRQKFVFDNIEKFMD
- a CDS encoding DUF4262 domain-containing protein; translation: MTNDKEHTCIDDPKIISDIEKYGLSVIVIEATDYLPSFAYSVGLWRKYKHPEIISFGLTVETLHAAINNAADLVKDGQIIESGKNYGDIFTNIKTEFINVDKRNLRDYFGYAIDLYKTIEFPALQLVWTDRKGKFPWESDFEEEFTYKQPLLDRNAGFKFREPKNLATFTTRQWIELKKPIIHVVHDDNGDWQFLTGDQFSEDVKIVALEQLILGDETLNEVFDLDYGEEATRDLIGGRWTRRNVEYESED
- a CDS encoding HAD family phosphatase; this translates as MKNKKINLIIFDCDGVLVDSEEISNRILLEMTKEFGLVMSMQEAIRNFSGRSFKDILQQIESKIDGKLTSDFEKEYRIRTYSAFKTELKPIKGVKKFIEDLSIPYCVASSGPVEKIKNNLTVTGLYKRFGDNVFSSYQINSWKPEPDIFLYAAREMGFSPAECIVIEDSKAGVVAAKQGGFNVFGFANQNNSKLLADEGAIVFYDFEELPKILNARHFSFIATSNFG